The following proteins come from a genomic window of Neptunomonas concharum:
- a CDS encoding S-ribosylhomocysteine lyase produces MNVESFNFNHTKVIAPYVRLVGVTQGEKDTVHKYDVRFCQPNKEHMPMPSLHSLEHMIAEFVRNHTNAVLDFSPMGCQTGFYLSLLNHDNYAEVLEVLEKALNDVLVATEVPACNELQCGWAASHDLEGAKDVARTMLSRRDEWPTVFVDENDPDNWLS; encoded by the coding sequence ATGAACGTCGAAAGCTTCAATTTCAATCATACTAAGGTTATCGCACCTTATGTACGTCTTGTTGGTGTCACTCAAGGCGAAAAAGATACCGTGCACAAATACGATGTGCGCTTTTGCCAACCCAATAAAGAACATATGCCAATGCCATCGTTGCATTCATTGGAGCATATGATCGCAGAGTTTGTTCGCAATCATACCAACGCAGTTTTGGACTTCAGTCCGATGGGATGCCAAACAGGTTTTTACCTATCTTTGCTAAATCATGATAACTACGCGGAGGTGCTCGAAGTGCTTGAGAAAGCACTGAACGACGTACTGGTTGCAACCGAAGTACCCGCATGTAACGAGTTACAGTGCGGCTGGGCAGCTAGCCACGACTTGGAAGGCGCCAAAGATGTTGCGCGCACGATGCTATCTCGCCGAGATGAGTGGCCAACCGTTTTCGTTGATGAAAACGACCCAGATAACTGGTTGTCTTAG
- a CDS encoding pseudouridine synthase, producing MINLYNGDFSVHFNTYDSITLKRFQVNYSDIPFPLLLVNYLMPYLDILYQDDDLIAVHKPAGLLVHPSWITPRKTPNLVYSLKCYFRGKPVYTVHRLDRATSGVIVFAKNKETAQRMNHLFADHQVQKTYLCVTRGFTPEEGVIDYPLKPIFDKKVDHPLSDRDKPAKDAISDYRRLGTVELPIPIGKYPCARYSLVEVKPKTGRKHQIRRHMKHIFHPLVGDTKYGEGRHNRLFRENFHIHRMFLMATELAFPHPATGEPMLIQASVTGEVACLFDQFGWQGLYPASESLEKETMEALAGEVEDDMLSQDDEPEEG from the coding sequence TTGATCAATCTCTATAATGGCGATTTCTCTGTTCATTTCAACACTTATGACTCTATTACCTTAAAAAGATTCCAAGTAAACTACTCGGATATTCCTTTTCCTTTGTTATTAGTTAATTACCTTATGCCTTATCTGGATATCCTCTATCAGGATGACGATCTTATAGCAGTTCATAAGCCTGCTGGGTTGTTGGTTCATCCTAGCTGGATTACACCCCGTAAAACGCCCAATCTTGTATACTCGCTTAAGTGCTATTTCCGAGGAAAACCTGTCTATACTGTACATCGACTAGATAGGGCAACATCGGGTGTTATTGTATTTGCCAAGAACAAAGAGACCGCGCAGCGGATGAATCATCTGTTTGCGGATCATCAGGTGCAGAAAACCTATTTGTGTGTCACGAGAGGGTTTACACCAGAAGAAGGTGTCATTGACTACCCACTTAAACCTATTTTTGATAAGAAAGTGGATCATCCGCTATCCGATAGGGATAAGCCTGCAAAGGATGCGATCTCTGATTATCGGCGCTTGGGTACTGTCGAGTTGCCTATTCCTATCGGAAAATATCCATGCGCTAGGTACTCTTTGGTGGAAGTGAAGCCTAAGACCGGAAGAAAACATCAGATTCGCCGGCATATGAAGCATATCTTCCACCCTTTAGTGGGAGATACAAAATATGGCGAGGGGCGCCACAATCGCCTTTTTCGGGAAAATTTTCATATCCATCGTATGTTTTTGATGGCAACAGAGCTAGCGTTTCCTCATCCTGCAACCGGTGAACCTATGTTGATACAAGCATCTGTAACAGGAGAGGTTGCCTGCCTATTTGATCAGTTCGGTTGGCAAGGTCTATACCCTGCATCTGAGTCGCTGGAGAAAGAAACGATGGAAGCGTTAGCCGGTGAGGTGGAAGACGATATGCTGAGTCAGGACGATGAACCAGAAGAAGGTTAG
- a CDS encoding Bax inhibitor-1/YccA family protein, with product MSNVRTIDARSEQSVLQTNKVIRNTYLLLAMTLVFSAITAGISMAINPPMIVYIGSVLVSFVMIFILNKMQNSAAALPLTFLFTGLMGFGLGPILNHYLGLPNGGEIVMTAMGMTALTFVGLSAYVLTSRKDFSFMGGFLAAGSMILIIAMIALFVLPMFGVNVGGFGLAFSALVVLLMSGFILYDTSNIVNGTYTNYIMATVSLYLNIYNLLVHLLSLVGAFSDD from the coding sequence ATGAGTAACGTACGTACAATCGATGCCCGTTCCGAACAGTCGGTACTGCAGACGAACAAAGTGATCCGCAACACTTATCTGTTGCTTGCTATGACATTGGTTTTCAGTGCGATCACCGCCGGTATTTCCATGGCAATCAACCCACCTATGATAGTTTACATAGGTAGCGTGTTGGTAAGTTTCGTCATGATTTTCATTTTAAATAAAATGCAAAACAGCGCAGCCGCACTGCCACTCACCTTTTTATTCACCGGTTTGATGGGCTTTGGACTTGGCCCTATCCTCAATCATTATCTTGGGCTGCCCAACGGTGGTGAAATCGTTATGACCGCCATGGGTATGACAGCACTGACCTTCGTCGGCCTATCTGCTTATGTACTAACTAGCCGTAAAGATTTTAGTTTTATGGGTGGTTTTTTAGCAGCAGGCTCCATGATTTTGATTATTGCCATGATCGCTCTGTTCGTGTTACCCATGTTTGGGGTTAACGTCGGTGGCTTCGGCTTAGCGTTTTCTGCTTTAGTTGTTTTGCTGATGTCTGGCTTTATCCTGTATGACACCAGCAACATCGTAAATGGCACTTACACTAACTATATTATGGCAACCGTCAGCCTGTACCTGAACATCTACAACTTACTCGTCCACCTACTGAGCCTAGTTGGCGCATTTAGCGACGATTAA
- the tusD gene encoding sulfurtransferase complex subunit TusD, whose amino-acid sequence MIFSILIYGSPTNSLSVESAYRFTKTALAAGHTIHRVFFYGESVYAASSLSVTPRDEVDCFQAWKELADTHDLDVVVCIAAALKRGVLDPPEAKRHEKLAYNLAPPFSLSGLGQLTDAALTSDRLITFGSA is encoded by the coding sequence ATGATTTTCTCCATTCTTATTTACGGCTCTCCCACCAATAGCCTATCGGTAGAGAGTGCTTACCGATTTACTAAAACGGCACTGGCCGCCGGCCACACGATCCATCGGGTATTCTTCTATGGTGAGAGCGTCTATGCTGCTTCCAGTTTGTCCGTCACACCTCGGGATGAAGTCGATTGCTTCCAAGCCTGGAAAGAGCTAGCAGACACACACGATCTGGATGTAGTTGTATGTATTGCTGCAGCGCTTAAGCGTGGCGTGCTAGACCCACCAGAGGCAAAACGCCACGAGAAATTAGCCTATAACTTAGCCCCTCCTTTTAGTCTATCTGGACTAGGGCAACTGACCGATGCAGCACTAACCTCAGACCGACTCATCACCTTTGGGAGTGCTTAA
- the tusC gene encoding sulfurtransferase complex subunit TusC, which translates to MQQKKLLIILSRAPYGNAHSKDALDIALTAAAFEQEVALLFCEDACSILLNSQQPEKTGQKNLASICSALPMYDIETLYVEQRALKENGINASDLILPAHEVDQAAIASLIRESDIVLRF; encoded by the coding sequence ATGCAGCAGAAAAAACTCCTTATTATTCTGTCACGCGCTCCTTATGGTAACGCTCACAGTAAAGATGCACTCGATATTGCTTTAACTGCTGCAGCTTTTGAACAAGAGGTTGCGTTACTGTTTTGTGAGGATGCCTGTTCGATACTACTGAACTCACAACAACCAGAGAAAACAGGTCAAAAAAACTTAGCGAGCATCTGCTCTGCCTTGCCGATGTATGATATCGAGACGCTATATGTCGAACAGAGAGCTCTGAAAGAAAATGGGATAAACGCCTCTGATCTAATTTTACCTGCTCACGAAGTCGATCAAGCAGCAATTGCCTCCTTGATTCGTGAAAGTGATATTGTCTTGAGGTTCTAA
- the tusB gene encoding sulfurtransferase complex subunit TusB: MRTLHTINQAPSNSQLWSSCLAALLPEDTLLLIENGVLGGTQAHRFAAVPNSVLIYALTPDLQTRGIAGQLAPNVIAVSDETFVQLACEHQKVVSWF; the protein is encoded by the coding sequence ATGCGCACACTACACACTATCAACCAAGCACCGTCTAACAGTCAGCTTTGGTCGTCTTGCTTAGCAGCACTGTTACCCGAAGACACACTGTTATTGATAGAAAACGGCGTATTGGGTGGAACACAAGCTCATCGCTTTGCCGCGGTGCCAAACTCCGTTCTCATATACGCTCTGACACCTGATCTACAAACACGAGGAATAGCAGGGCAACTCGCCCCAAACGTTATTGCTGTTTCAGATGAAACCTTTGTACAGCTAGCATGTGAGCACCAAAAAGTTGTGAGTTGGTTCTGA
- a CDS encoding TusE/DsrC/DsvC family sulfur relay protein, translating into MREISLNNRQITLDDEGYLLNLDDWSPEVANYLADEENLTLTESHWEVIQVIRDFYHQYQLSPAMRPLVKAVGIALGANKGKSIYLMKLFPKGPAKQAAKLAGLPKPTNCL; encoded by the coding sequence ATGCGTGAGATTTCGCTAAACAATCGCCAAATTACACTGGATGATGAAGGCTATCTGCTAAATCTTGATGACTGGTCACCCGAGGTTGCCAACTACCTAGCGGATGAAGAAAACCTCACGCTCACCGAGTCACACTGGGAAGTCATTCAGGTCATCCGTGATTTTTACCATCAATACCAGCTGTCACCAGCTATGCGCCCCTTAGTGAAGGCCGTTGGCATAGCTCTAGGCGCCAACAAGGGCAAGAGCATCTACCTCATGAAACTCTTCCCAAAAGGCCCAGCGAAACAAGCTGCTAAGCTTGCAGGCTTACCTAAACCCACTAACTGTCTGTAA
- a CDS encoding chemotaxis protein CheW, with protein sequence MERAKRANQEEVIYHQWATFKVNNELYGIDVMQVKEVLRYSDITPVPGADYYILGIINLRGNVATVIDTRRLFNMPNVDIDDDTRIIMVEYNEQEVIGLVVDSVDEVINIPQNETERAPSVTSDETSRRFVQGVCYHNNILTILLDIGKMLSSITPVTEEDFH encoded by the coding sequence ATGGAGCGTGCTAAGCGCGCCAATCAAGAAGAGGTGATCTATCACCAATGGGCGACCTTCAAAGTTAACAATGAACTGTACGGTATTGATGTAATGCAGGTGAAGGAAGTCCTGCGCTACTCCGACATCACCCCAGTTCCTGGTGCGGACTATTACATCTTAGGTATTATCAACTTACGCGGCAACGTAGCAACGGTTATTGATACACGGCGCTTGTTCAATATGCCAAATGTGGATATTGATGACGATACCCGCATCATAATGGTCGAGTATAACGAACAGGAAGTGATCGGTTTAGTGGTAGACAGCGTGGATGAAGTCATCAACATCCCGCAAAATGAAACAGAGCGCGCACCAAGCGTTACCAGTGATGAAACCAGCCGCCGTTTTGTACAAGGTGTCTGCTACCACAACAACATCCTCACCATCCTCCTTGATATTGGAAAAATGCTTAGCAGCATTACACCCGTGACAGAAGAAGATTTTCACTAA
- a CDS encoding malate dehydrogenase, producing MRRPVRIAVTGAAGAISYSLLFKIAAGEMMGKDQPVILQLIELPHAMDSLRGVAMELMDCAYPLLHTITLHDNVEDGFNNAHYALLVGAKPRGPGMERSDLLEENAAIFARQGKALNDYANRDVKVLITGNPANTNALIASRNAPDLSPSQFTCLTRLDHNRAKGILANHSGATTRDIGGIMIWGNHSATQYPDLHQATILGKPALSQIDTAWYRDEFIPKVQKRGAEIIEARGLSSAASAAQAIVDQMRDWVLGTEPGEITSMGILSDGSYGITKGIFFSFPVRCNYGRYQIVQDISVNEFGRKRLTETEEELLEEKAVVEHLLPKETEASHQSLSICLRSGVTLYADNTGPDSESKFMTTNRVM from the coding sequence ATGAGACGTCCCGTAAGAATTGCTGTGACCGGTGCTGCAGGTGCTATCAGCTATAGTTTGTTATTTAAGATAGCTGCAGGGGAGATGATGGGGAAAGACCAGCCTGTTATTTTGCAGTTAATTGAGCTTCCTCATGCAATGGACTCGCTACGAGGGGTTGCTATGGAATTGATGGATTGTGCTTATCCACTTCTGCACACCATCACACTCCATGACAATGTAGAAGATGGTTTTAATAACGCACATTATGCATTGTTGGTGGGTGCTAAGCCCCGTGGCCCTGGTATGGAGCGTAGTGACTTGCTCGAAGAAAATGCCGCCATTTTTGCTCGCCAAGGTAAAGCCCTGAATGATTATGCAAACCGTGATGTTAAGGTATTAATTACCGGGAATCCTGCGAATACTAATGCGCTGATTGCAAGCCGTAATGCGCCGGATCTCAGCCCTTCTCAGTTTACCTGTTTGACCCGGTTAGACCATAACCGTGCTAAGGGAATCTTGGCGAATCACTCAGGGGCAACCACCCGCGATATTGGTGGTATTATGATTTGGGGAAATCATTCAGCCACTCAATATCCCGACCTGCATCAAGCAACGATCCTAGGAAAACCTGCGTTGTCTCAGATAGATACGGCGTGGTATCGAGATGAGTTTATTCCCAAAGTCCAAAAGCGTGGTGCAGAAATCATAGAAGCGCGTGGATTGTCTAGTGCTGCCTCTGCCGCTCAAGCTATTGTTGATCAGATGCGCGACTGGGTGTTAGGTACCGAACCTGGTGAGATCACCAGTATGGGTATTCTCAGTGATGGTAGTTACGGCATTACCAAAGGGATCTTCTTCTCATTCCCTGTGCGTTGTAATTATGGGCGCTACCAAATCGTTCAAGATATCAGTGTGAATGAGTTTGGCCGCAAGCGTTTGACGGAAACTGAAGAGGAGTTATTGGAGGAGAAGGCGGTTGTTGAGCATTTACTGCCCAAAGAAACGGAAGCTTCTCATCAAAGCCTATCGATCTGTTTGCGTTCAGGCGTCACTTTGTATGCTGACAATACCGGTCCGGACTCAGAGAGCAAATTCATGACGACAAATCGCGTGATGTAA